Proteins from one bacterium genomic window:
- the ftsH gene encoding ATP-dependent zinc metalloprotease FtsH — translation YSDFLDKARSGQIVQVTIGSEAVSGQLKDSHPFRVYVPTGDAWYIRLLQAKGVTITVEPRSGSSLWPNLLLTMLPFVVLVGLWMLMIRQAQSGPNQAMAFGKSRARLHTETKTRVTFDDVAGIDEAKEEVEEIIEFLRDPKKFEALGAKIPRGVLLVGPPGSGKTLLAKAIAGEARVPFFSISGSEFVEMFVGVGASRVRDLLAQAKKSAPCLVFIDEIDAVGRQRGAGLGGGNDEREQTLNQLLVEMDGFAPNSGIIVIAATNRPDVLDPALLRPGRFDRRLVVDNPDTKGRRAILEVHARGKPIGDDANLDMLARRTPGFSGADLANMANEAALLAARRGKQRIGMSEFDEAIERVIAGPQRKSRILSPKERELTAYHESGHALLGKLLPQANPPHKVTILPRGMALGYVIAMPAEEKYSVTRSEILAHITAMLGGRVAEEIVFGEITTGAANDFENATDLARKMVTEFGMSDKLGPLTLGTKHGPVFLGRDLFESQNYSDEIAYEIDKEVRRIIDECHSRARAVLTEHKETLDRIAKALLERESLQSDELDTLIAGQPLRPDLPGGEV, via the coding sequence GTCGAGCCACGGTCCGGGTCCTCGCTGTGGCCCAATCTGTTGTTGACGATGCTGCCGTTCGTGGTGCTCGTGGGGTTGTGGATGCTGATGATCCGGCAGGCGCAATCCGGGCCGAACCAGGCGATGGCGTTCGGGAAGAGCCGTGCGCGTCTGCATACAGAAACCAAGACGCGCGTGACGTTCGACGATGTGGCGGGGATCGACGAGGCAAAGGAGGAAGTCGAAGAGATTATCGAGTTTCTTCGGGACCCGAAGAAGTTCGAGGCGCTCGGCGCGAAGATCCCGCGTGGCGTCTTGCTGGTCGGCCCACCGGGCAGCGGGAAGACGCTGCTCGCGAAGGCGATCGCCGGGGAAGCGAGGGTGCCGTTTTTCTCGATCTCCGGCAGCGAGTTCGTAGAGATGTTCGTAGGTGTGGGGGCGAGCCGGGTGCGCGATCTGCTCGCTCAGGCGAAGAAGTCGGCCCCGTGCCTGGTGTTCATCGATGAGATCGACGCCGTCGGGCGCCAGCGGGGCGCCGGGTTGGGCGGGGGCAACGACGAGCGAGAACAGACCCTCAACCAGCTGCTGGTCGAGATGGATGGGTTCGCTCCGAACTCCGGGATCATCGTCATCGCGGCCACCAACCGGCCGGATGTCCTCGACCCCGCGCTGCTGCGGCCGGGCCGGTTCGACCGCCGGCTCGTGGTTGACAATCCGGACACCAAGGGGCGGCGGGCGATCCTCGAGGTGCACGCGCGCGGCAAGCCGATCGGCGACGATGCGAATCTGGACATGCTGGCGCGCCGCACGCCCGGGTTCAGCGGGGCGGATCTGGCGAACATGGCGAACGAGGCGGCGCTGCTCGCGGCGCGGCGGGGGAAGCAGCGAATCGGCATGTCGGAGTTCGACGAGGCGATCGAGCGGGTGATTGCCGGACCGCAGCGGAAGAGCCGGATCCTGTCCCCGAAGGAACGGGAGTTGACGGCATATCATGAAAGCGGGCACGCGCTGTTGGGGAAGTTGCTGCCGCAGGCAAACCCGCCGCATAAGGTGACGATCCTGCCGCGGGGGATGGCCTTGGGCTACGTGATCGCAATGCCGGCGGAGGAGAAGTATTCGGTGACCCGGAGCGAGATCCTGGCCCACATCACGGCGATGTTAGGGGGCCGGGTGGCCGAGGAGATCGTATTCGGCGAGATCACGACCGGCGCGGCCAATGATTTTGAGAACGCGACCGACCTGGCGCGGAAGATGGTGACCGAGTTCGGGATGTCAGACAAGCTGGGTCCCTTGACGCTCGGCACGAAGCACGGGCCGGTGTTCCTCGGTCGGGATCTCTTCGAGAGCCAGAACTACTCGGACGAGATCGCGTATGAGATCGACAAAGAAGTGCGCCGGATCATCGACGAGTGCCACAGTCGGGCCCGGGCAGTGCTGACCGAGCATAAGGAGACGCTCGATCGGATCGCCAAGGCGCTGCTGGAGCGGGAGTCACTCCAGAGCGACGAGCTGGACACGCTGATTGCCGGCCAGCCGCTGCGCCCTGACCTACCGGGGGGAGAGGTGTGA